Genomic window (Verrucomicrobiota bacterium):
AGAAGATATTTCCTTCGACATCGGTGTAGAAAACATTGCCGCCGTCCATTTGATTTATCGCGCAGGCCGCTTTGAAGTCATCGAGATTTCTGGATGTGAGTGCCGCGTATAATTGTCCGGGTATACCCACTTCTCCCATCACACTCATACCTGCGGCAAACAACTTGCCCTTGCCCTGCTTTATGACTGGCCCATGTACGGTATGGGCTACGCGGCGGACAACGGTTTCATCGCCCTTAACCTCTATTATTTCACTCGAAAACAGAAGGTTCCTGTATTTACCATCAAACCAGTATTGATTCGGATTGTCAGGATTGGTTTTGAGAACGAAGCAATCCCCTCGATCTCCCGGGTTTCGGGTAAGTGTCCATCCAATGCGGTCCGTAACGCAGACGAGAAATAGCGGGCATCCCACGCTCATAAATCCGTGAGCCTCCAAATCGGGAGTGAGATAGTGCTTCTCATACCAGCGGTTGAAACCACTCCAAGGCGTGTGCATATCGGATAGCATGAGGCTGTTTCCGCTTGCGCTGCGGGAAGGTCCCAGGACCGCTCCATTGGATCCTTCGCCGGCAATGGGATCTCCCCCTTGGCCGAGAAGGTCTTTCTGGGCTTGAGACATCTGCCGGTAAAGTCCGCTAAACAGCAGCATGGCCAAAGGCTCTTGTGCTTCGATAGGCCGCGCGATAGAAGGAAGTGGTTTTTTTGTACTCTCGATATAGTGATTCACGCCTGCGGCATAGGCCTGAAAAATCTCTCGAACTTCCAGGGGTATCTCACCCCATTTTTCATAGGCAGTACGCCGGGCACCGCTGAGTCGGGCCTTGTAGTCGCGGTCGATCTGACTGGCACCCAGTTGAGCGGCCCGGGTGCCGGTTGCCGTCAGAATGTTTTCCATGAGCAGGTTTAAACGATCCTCGGCTTGGGCATAGCCATCTCCAAAAGCCGCATCGGGCAAGGTTTCGGCGATGATGTAGGGAACTCCGAACTCATCCCGGACAATTTCGGCTTTGTATGAGTTCTCGCTCTGTCCGCTTACAGCTGAATTGCCGATTAAGAGATTTAACAGGCAGACGAAATGGAGTATGCTATTTGCCCAGATTGGTTTGGTTATCTTGTCCATAGTATTGGTGCATGACCTACATTTGAAGACGGGTCTTTAAAGTTTATATCCTTGCATTTACCAAACGAACGATCGTTAGGTAGTCAATCAATAAATTAACCCATAGCGGGAGTGGGGTGCTGGAAGTTCGAAAATCACCTTAAATCACCTTAGCTCAATAATTATGGAAATCGTAGACAGAACCAGACCCATGCCGACGCCGGAAGGACAAGCCCGCAA
Coding sequences:
- a CDS encoding penicillin acylase family protein, coding for MDKITKPIWANSILHFVCLLNLLIGNSAVSGQSENSYKAEIVRDEFGVPYIIAETLPDAAFGDGYAQAEDRLNLLMENILTATGTRAAQLGASQIDRDYKARLSGARRTAYEKWGEIPLEVREIFQAYAAGVNHYIESTKKPLPSIARPIEAQEPLAMLLFSGLYRQMSQAQKDLLGQGGDPIAGEGSNGAVLGPSRSASGNSLMLSDMHTPWSGFNRWYEKHYLTPDLEAHGFMSVGCPLFLVCVTDRIGWTLTRNPGDRGDCFVLKTNPDNPNQYWFDGKYRNLLFSSEIIEVKGDETVVRRVAHTVHGPVIKQGKGKLFAAGMSVMGEVGIPGQLYAALTSRNLDDFKAACAINQMDGGNVFYTDVEGNIFFTWWNRLAVRNEKYNWLEAVDGSHKDTLYQGTLSPDQLPLSENDPGGYYQASNAADWTIGDGAWGMSPKDFPNWLLTSPERSYLPSRSQRTVDMINSIPKHKLEDVLEWSLDTRILGAEWVWPLIERAYQELGNGGNSQVDIAMKTLAEWMKNPVANKESRGYSIYREWLAVIAANEKDDPDWAVLGQVADMLNVLPALPNHPEAVPVEEVKRAHEALVKAVASLVKLHGTPTPKWGNINVIQLADGTRFPSGAADSVSQGMWQTSQNTKRSKDGMWLDASGSDGMMMAEMSSPPRVFTMVPYGQSDDPKSLHFADQTKRYTNGQYKRAWFARGKILAHAESQLSISTKGTQ